In Yarrowia lipolytica chromosome 1F, complete sequence, a genomic segment contains:
- a CDS encoding uncharacterized protein (Compare to YALI0F05170g, similar to Saccharomyces cerevisiae FAF1 (YIL019W); ancestral locus Anc_7.192, some similarities with uniprot|P40546 Saccharomyces cerevisiae YIL019w) encodes MLGGFNPFDLGDLAQGTKKAAPAKKPVPAEQAQPAKPAQKKLEEKPKEKEVKKEDTKKEAVEEAKKTVKTKTSKSKPVKPTNTSRKVSKPAKTSKEDAEKEYHRKMRLAFEAQFGHVEGLKEDDKEDEDSESESDDNNDDFDDNEDLVELSKTYVERPSDDEMDTESEKEEEEETKKEEGPVIVRFTGSDRSTRDFNEKAEKKRFMSKKTPLSEVQKEEKEKLLSETQRRVPKTKEEEEEEKEDLQNDVALQRLINESSILHSQAAQSSFSGADISFLDDGPIGKARLKTLTSRIESLGGKHIPLQKNMPMLTRKMVNSKFQNKVKAEQEHAQEAGIILAKTAPVDNRFAIRKKKVVKRDRGLKINSVGKSTAGGIKLSKHEIRKFGGKI; translated from the coding sequence CCCCGCGAAGAAACCAGTGCCTGCTGAGCAAGCCCAACCTGCTAAACctgcccagaagaagctcgaggagaagcccaaggagaaggaagtgaagaaggaagatACCAAAAAGGAGGCtgttgaggaggccaagaagacaGTCAAGACTAAAACAAGCAAATCTAAACCCGTTAAACCGACAAATACTTCCAGAAAGGTCTCGAAACCCGCAAAAACCTCCAAGGAAgacgccgagaaggagtacCACAGAAAAATGAGACTAGCATTTGAGGCCCAGTTTGGACATGTTGAGGGGCTaaaggaggacgacaaagaggatgaagattctgagtctgagtcgGATGATAACAATGATGACTTTGACGACAACGAGGATCTCGTCGAGCTCTCCAAGACTTATGTGGAGCGGCCATCAGACGATGAGATGGACACCGAGAGCgagaaagaggaggaggaagaaacgaagaaagaagaaggacctGTGATTGTCCGGTTCACTGGAAGCGACCGTTCTACGAGGGACTTCAACGAAAAAGCCGAGAAGAAACGGTTCATGAGCAAGAAGACACCGTTGTCTGAggtccagaaggaggagaaggagaagctaCTCAGTGAGACTCAAAGACGAGTgcccaagaccaaggaggaagaggaggaggagaaggaggacctGCAGAATGACGTGGCTCTGCAACGACTTATCAACGAGTCTTCGATTTTGCATTCTCAGGCTGCTCAGTCTAGCTTCTCTGGAGCAGATATTTCCTTCCTGGACGATGGTCCCATTGGTAAGGCTCGTCTTAAGACCCTGACGTCTCGAATTGAGAGTCTGGGAGGCAAACATATCCCGCTCCAGAAGAACATGCCAATGTTGACTCGAAAAATGgtcaactccaagttccagaacaaggtcaaggccgagcAAGAGCATGCCCAGGAGGCCGGTATTATTCTGGCTAAGACGGCTCCGGTGGACAACCGGTTTGCCAttcgaaagaagaaggttGTCAAGCGAGACCGAGGTCTGAAAATCAACTCGGTTGGTAAGAGCACCGCTGGAGGAATCAAGTTGTCTAAACACGAGATTCGCAAGTTTGGAGGTAAGATCTAG